From Chryseobacterium shandongense, the proteins below share one genomic window:
- a CDS encoding alkaline phosphatase PhoX, translating into MKRKLLTVAALAMVSGTLLNAQTFIFNKNSSWKYNDTNTALAAQWKNANYDVTAWPQGNGPLGYGDPVTTTTANNLITAYFAKDFTVNLNDLSTTMELGVMRDDGIVVYLNGEEVVRDNMPSGTIDFNTLSSTTVDGSAESVYNIFSIPKSKFVNGNNRISIELHNRGASSSDLRIDAYLKTTSTVTPVPCNANHISCFTSIVPTVQTNKLIIPTEHKFQLILKEGDSYTEGGGLVGGLNDFTGYVAKNSSSVNGYLSVNHETNPGGVTMAEINYNPTTKLWQLTRSRAVSFSAPSLVQTIRNCSGGVTPWGTIVTAEEQTTSNDVNSDGMKDYGWLVEIDPATAQVISQNADGSKGKLWQMGIMSHENVVINNAGTIAYYGEDGGTNKVYKYVMDTPNDLSSGNLYVLKLDQGLTGGDPVTTTATWVQVPNKTKADQNNTASLANSLGGTSFNGVEDVEISPLDGKIYFTAKGLNKVYRLKDDGATVSQVETFAGGLTTNYSFETAQGTKTEAWGDGNDNLTFDELGNLWVLQDGGKNYIWVIAPDHTQANPKVKLFASMPAGSEPTGLTFTPDHKFGFFSIQHPDSTISTDIDATGNTIDYRGKSATIVVALKNNLGTAGSLGTIEAQPENTVTVAPNPTSGIVKINSPKGLKNIAVTAYSMDGKIVFSQKYSGLNKVLDLDFTNQLNTSRVLILNIEAEGGFQQTVKLLKK; encoded by the coding sequence ATGAAAAGAAAACTACTAACAGTTGCAGCACTTGCAATGGTCTCGGGTACGTTGTTGAATGCCCAGACTTTTATCTTCAACAAAAACTCTTCATGGAAGTACAATGACACCAATACAGCATTGGCAGCTCAGTGGAAAAACGCAAACTACGATGTTACGGCATGGCCGCAGGGTAACGGACCATTAGGGTATGGAGATCCCGTAACAACAACAACCGCAAACAATCTCATCACCGCTTATTTTGCGAAAGATTTCACGGTTAATTTAAACGACCTTTCCACAACAATGGAGCTAGGTGTAATGAGAGATGATGGAATCGTAGTCTACCTGAACGGAGAAGAAGTGGTAAGAGACAATATGCCTTCAGGAACCATCGATTTTAATACCTTATCTTCAACAACTGTTGATGGCTCTGCAGAAAGCGTATATAATATATTCTCGATTCCTAAATCTAAATTTGTAAACGGAAACAACAGAATTTCTATTGAATTGCACAACAGAGGAGCTTCAAGCTCGGATTTAAGAATTGATGCGTATCTTAAAACAACAAGTACGGTTACTCCGGTTCCTTGTAACGCCAACCATATCAGCTGCTTTACATCAATCGTTCCTACTGTTCAGACCAACAAATTAATCATTCCTACGGAACACAAATTCCAGTTGATCCTGAAAGAAGGAGACAGCTATACAGAAGGAGGAGGCTTAGTAGGAGGTTTAAATGATTTTACAGGATACGTCGCTAAAAATTCAAGCAGCGTAAACGGGTACCTTTCCGTAAACCACGAAACAAATCCGGGAGGTGTTACAATGGCGGAAATCAATTATAACCCGACTACCAAATTATGGCAGCTTACCAGATCCAGAGCCGTAAGTTTCTCTGCACCAAGTCTTGTTCAGACCATCAGAAACTGTTCAGGAGGGGTTACACCATGGGGAACAATCGTAACAGCGGAAGAACAAACGACTTCCAATGATGTAAATTCAGACGGAATGAAAGACTACGGATGGCTAGTAGAAATTGATCCGGCAACCGCTCAGGTGATTTCTCAAAATGCAGATGGCTCCAAAGGCAAGCTTTGGCAGATGGGAATCATGAGCCATGAAAATGTAGTGATCAACAATGCGGGAACGATAGCTTATTATGGTGAAGACGGAGGGACAAACAAAGTGTACAAATATGTAATGGATACACCAAACGACCTTTCTTCAGGAAATCTGTATGTATTAAAATTAGACCAGGGATTAACCGGGGGAGATCCTGTCACCACAACGGCGACATGGGTTCAGGTTCCTAATAAAACGAAAGCAGATCAGAACAACACGGCATCATTAGCAAATTCTCTTGGAGGAACTTCTTTCAATGGAGTAGAAGATGTGGAAATCAGTCCGCTGGATGGTAAAATTTATTTTACGGCAAAAGGATTAAATAAAGTATACCGATTAAAAGACGACGGAGCAACGGTTTCTCAGGTGGAAACTTTTGCCGGAGGTCTTACGACCAACTATTCTTTCGAAACAGCACAGGGAACAAAAACAGAAGCATGGGGAGATGGGAACGACAACCTTACTTTTGATGAGCTTGGAAATCTTTGGGTGCTACAGGACGGTGGTAAAAACTACATTTGGGTAATTGCTCCGGATCATACACAGGCTAATCCTAAAGTGAAATTATTTGCTTCTATGCCTGCAGGATCAGAGCCTACCGGACTTACCTTTACACCAGATCATAAATTCGGATTCTTCTCCATTCAGCACCCGGATTCTACCATCTCTACAGATATTGATGCTACCGGAAATACCATTGATTACAGAGGGAAATCTGCAACAATAGTGGTAGCGCTGAAAAATAATCTCGGAACAGCAGGTTCTTTAGGAACCATTGAAGCACAGCCTGAAAATACGGTAACTGTTGCACCAAATCCTACTTCGGGAATTGTAAAGATCAATTCGCCAAAAGGATTGAAAAACATTGCGGTAACAGCATACAGCATGGATGGTAAAATTGTTTTCAGCCAGAAATATTCAGGATTGAATAAAGTTTTAGATTTGGATTTTACCAATCAACTTAATACTTCAAGAGTTTTAATTCTGAACATTGAAGCAGAAGGAGGATTCCAGCAGACCGTAAAATTGCTGAAAAAATAA